From one Actinomyces sp. Marseille-P3109 genomic stretch:
- the metK gene encoding methionine adenosyltransferase, translating into MSSSLRLFTSESVTEGHPDKICDRVSDAILDAILEQDPTARVAVETMVTTGLVHVAGEVTTERAYVEIPEIVRREISAIGYTSSDVCFDARSCGVSVSIGQQSPDIAAGVDKSLQARQDTGDIDPLDLQGAGDQGLMFGYACDDTAALMPLPIHLAHRLAERLALVRKQGIVPGLRPDGKTQVTIGYDGQRPVSLENLVISTQHDEDRTRAWLTDALQAEVIAPVLEAEAEAGTELFTAGAEVLINPSGQFVIGGPVGDAGLTGRKIIVDTYGGMARHGGGAFSGKDPSKVDRSASYAMRWVAKNVVAAGLARRCEIQVAYAIGSAHPVGIYVETFGTAAVPEERILAAVNEVFDLRPAAIVRDLDLLRPIYRATSAYGHFGRPGFTWEVTDRVEALRQAI; encoded by the coding sequence GTGAGTTCCTCCTTGCGTCTGTTCACCTCCGAGTCAGTCACCGAAGGACACCCGGACAAGATCTGTGACCGCGTCTCTGATGCCATTCTTGACGCCATCCTCGAGCAGGACCCCACCGCGCGCGTCGCAGTCGAGACCATGGTGACGACCGGCCTGGTGCACGTGGCCGGAGAAGTGACCACCGAGCGGGCCTACGTCGAGATCCCCGAGATCGTACGCCGAGAGATCTCAGCCATCGGCTATACCTCCTCGGACGTCTGCTTCGACGCCCGCTCCTGCGGGGTCTCGGTGTCGATCGGCCAGCAGTCCCCGGACATCGCCGCCGGAGTCGACAAGTCCCTTCAGGCCCGCCAGGACACCGGAGACATCGACCCCCTCGACCTGCAGGGCGCCGGCGACCAGGGACTCATGTTCGGATACGCCTGCGATGACACCGCGGCCCTCATGCCGCTGCCCATCCACCTGGCGCACCGTCTGGCGGAGCGGCTGGCACTGGTGCGCAAGCAGGGGATCGTGCCGGGTCTGCGGCCCGATGGCAAGACCCAGGTGACGATCGGGTACGACGGCCAGCGCCCTGTGAGCCTGGAGAACCTGGTCATCTCCACCCAGCACGACGAGGACCGCACCCGTGCGTGGCTCACCGATGCTCTCCAGGCCGAGGTCATCGCTCCGGTGCTGGAGGCCGAGGCCGAGGCGGGCACCGAGCTCTTCACCGCCGGCGCCGAGGTCCTCATCAACCCTTCGGGGCAGTTCGTCATCGGCGGCCCGGTGGGTGACGCAGGTCTGACGGGACGCAAGATCATCGTGGACACCTATGGGGGCATGGCCCGTCACGGCGGGGGAGCCTTCTCCGGTAAGGACCCCTCGAAGGTGGACCGCTCCGCCAGCTACGCCATGCGCTGGGTCGCCAAGAACGTCGTCGCCGCAGGACTGGCCAGGCGCTGCGAGATCCAGGTCGCCTACGCCATCGGCTCGGCCCATCCGGTGGGTATCTACGTGGAGACCTTCGGCACGGCCGCCGTTCCCGAGGAGCGCATCTTGGCGGCCGTCAATGAGGTCTTCGACCTGCGCCCTGCGGCGATCGTACGGGACCTCGACCTGCTGCGCCCCATTTATCGCGCCACCAGTGCCTACGGACACTTCGGGCGTCCCGGCTTCACCTGGGAGGTCACCGACCGCGTCGAGGCACTGCGTCAGGCCATCTGA
- the coaBC gene encoding bifunctional phosphopantothenoylcysteine decarboxylase/phosphopantothenate--cysteine ligase CoaBC, whose product MDELHTAVSGRAATAPRAPRRVVVGVAGSIAAYKAPFVIRLLRQAGHEVKVVATESALRFIGAPALAAVSGQTVSTGVFDDPAAVEHVAVAEWAELVLVAPASADLLARVRAGRADDLLTATILATEAPVVLAPAMHTQMWLNPATRDNVSVLRGRGLTVIEPDSGPLTGKDSGVGRMPEPEQIVSRALAVLRQPEHGDHDAVASTEVTGSLEGRHVVVSAGGTREPIDPVRYLGNRSSGRQGCALATAAVEQGARVTLVQAHVASDLLDALPPSVSVVSASTAREMLHVVREAARDADAVIMSAAVADYRPVTVAATKIKKHPPSAPDHPGEPSTSIQLTSNPDILAGLVKDPPRAGQIVVGFAAETGDGDGDVLFHGAAKARRKGAHLLAVNAVGEDLGFGDVPNAIVVLDAQGAEVARGQGSKLEVARLLIRLTADLMSGS is encoded by the coding sequence ATGGACGAGCTGCACACTGCTGTGAGTGGACGCGCCGCGACCGCCCCCCGGGCACCGCGGCGCGTCGTCGTCGGCGTGGCCGGGTCCATCGCCGCCTACAAGGCCCCCTTCGTCATTCGTCTGCTGCGCCAGGCGGGGCACGAGGTCAAGGTGGTGGCCACCGAGTCGGCGCTGCGATTCATCGGGGCGCCGGCACTGGCGGCAGTCAGTGGCCAGACCGTGTCCACTGGCGTCTTCGACGATCCAGCGGCGGTCGAGCACGTGGCCGTGGCCGAGTGGGCTGAGCTCGTCCTGGTCGCGCCGGCATCGGCGGATCTGCTGGCAAGGGTGCGTGCCGGCCGGGCCGACGACCTGCTCACCGCGACGATTTTGGCGACCGAGGCCCCCGTCGTCCTGGCTCCGGCCATGCACACCCAGATGTGGCTCAACCCCGCTACCCGAGACAATGTCTCCGTGCTGCGCGGACGTGGCCTGACGGTTATCGAGCCCGACTCCGGCCCCCTGACCGGCAAGGACTCCGGAGTGGGGCGCATGCCCGAGCCCGAGCAGATCGTCTCCCGGGCCCTGGCTGTCCTGCGACAGCCGGAGCACGGGGATCACGACGCTGTCGCCTCGACGGAGGTGACCGGGAGCCTTGAGGGACGGCACGTCGTCGTCTCCGCCGGCGGCACGCGCGAGCCCATCGACCCGGTGCGGTACCTCGGCAACCGTTCCTCCGGTCGCCAGGGCTGCGCGCTGGCGACGGCCGCCGTCGAGCAGGGCGCCCGCGTCACTCTGGTGCAGGCGCATGTTGCTTCGGACCTGCTTGACGCTCTGCCGCCGAGTGTCTCCGTCGTCTCCGCCAGTACCGCCCGTGAGATGCTCCACGTCGTGCGTGAGGCCGCCCGCGATGCCGACGCCGTCATCATGTCCGCCGCCGTCGCCGACTACCGGCCCGTCACGGTGGCCGCCACCAAGATCAAGAAGCACCCGCCGTCTGCGCCGGATCACCCGGGCGAGCCCTCGACATCGATCCAGCTCACCTCCAATCCGGACATTCTGGCCGGACTGGTGAAGGATCCGCCTCGGGCCGGTCAGATCGTCGTCGGGTTCGCCGCCGAGACCGGGGACGGCGACGGCGACGTGCTCTTCCACGGCGCCGCCAAGGCTCGTCGTAAGGGAGCCCACCTCCTGGCGGTCAACGCGGTGGGGGAGGACCTCGGCTTCGGCGACGTCCCCAACGCGATCGTGGTCCTGGATGCCCAGGGCGCGGAGGTCGCCCGTGGGCAGGGCAGCAAGCTGGAGGTCGCCCGTCTCCTCATCCGCCTCACTGCGGACCTGATGAGCGGTTCCTGA
- the rpoZ gene encoding DNA-directed RNA polymerase subunit omega, with product MLGTSPQPEGITNPPIDDLLEKVDSKYGLVVEAAKRARQINTYTQQLEDNQFEFFGPLVDSEVGEKSLGIALREIAEDKLEVIPGDIARARRAEAEEARRAAEADMFSDISLDAPVSLEEGETTTSLDDIQF from the coding sequence ATGCTCGGAACCTCTCCCCAGCCCGAGGGCATCACCAATCCGCCGATCGACGACCTTCTGGAGAAGGTCGACTCCAAGTACGGGCTCGTGGTGGAGGCCGCCAAGCGCGCCCGCCAGATCAACACCTACACCCAGCAGCTCGAGGACAACCAGTTCGAGTTCTTCGGGCCGCTGGTCGACTCCGAAGTCGGAGAGAAGTCACTCGGCATCGCCCTGCGGGAGATCGCCGAGGACAAGCTCGAGGTCATTCCCGGGGACATCGCCCGAGCCCGCCGCGCCGAGGCAGAGGAGGCCCGTCGCGCTGCCGAGGCCGACATGTTCAGCGACATCTCCCTGGACGCCCCTGTCTCCCTCGAGGAGGGGGAGACGACCACCAGCCTCGACGACATCCAGTTCTGA
- the gmk gene encoding guanylate kinase, with protein MTDAVATDSSTPALARLTVLAGPTAVGKGTVVTELRRRHPDLFVSISATTRKPRPGEVDGVHYYFVSAEEFDSLVATGQMLEWALVHGAHRYGTPRGPVQDQLDAGRPALLEIDLAGARQVREAMPQARLVFLAPPSWEELVSRLAGRGTEGSEEQNRRLATARTEMGAVDEFDHVVINDTVASATAQLERLMGLGS; from the coding sequence ATGACCGACGCCGTTGCCACCGATTCGTCCACCCCCGCCCTTGCTCGCCTGACTGTCCTGGCAGGACCGACAGCGGTGGGCAAGGGCACCGTCGTCACCGAGCTGCGCAGACGTCACCCCGACCTCTTCGTCTCGATCTCCGCCACCACCCGCAAGCCCCGTCCCGGGGAAGTCGACGGCGTGCACTACTACTTCGTCAGCGCCGAGGAGTTCGACTCCCTGGTCGCAACCGGTCAGATGCTGGAGTGGGCACTGGTCCATGGGGCGCACCGTTACGGCACTCCCCGGGGCCCGGTCCAGGACCAGCTTGACGCTGGGCGTCCCGCACTCCTGGAAATCGACCTGGCCGGTGCTCGCCAGGTTCGCGAGGCCATGCCGCAGGCCCGACTCGTCTTCCTCGCACCGCCGAGCTGGGAGGAGCTCGTCAGCAGGCTCGCGGGTCGTGGGACGGAGGGCTCCGAGGAGCAGAATCGGCGCCTGGCCACGGCGCGCACCGAGATGGGCGCGGTCGATGAGTTTGATCATGTCGTCATCAATGACACCGTGGCGAGCGCCACCGCCCAGCTCGAGAGACTCATGGGACTTGGCAGTTAG
- the mihF gene encoding integration host factor, actinobacterial type encodes MTLPTLTPEQRAEALEKAAAARSQRARIKSELKSGELKLSEFFAASESDEVLGKMKVRALLVSLPRVGTTTADAILEDVHIAESRRVRGLGANQRAALVERFG; translated from the coding sequence ATGACGCTTCCTACACTGACACCTGAGCAACGAGCTGAGGCGCTGGAAAAGGCCGCTGCGGCGCGATCGCAGCGTGCCCGTATCAAGTCCGAGCTCAAGAGCGGAGAGCTCAAGCTCTCGGAGTTCTTCGCCGCCTCCGAGAGCGACGAGGTTCTGGGCAAGATGAAGGTCAGGGCACTGCTCGTCTCCCTTCCGCGAGTGGGCACCACAACAGCCGACGCCATCCTTGAGGACGTGCATATCGCCGAGTCCCGGCGGGTGCGGGGCCTGGGGGCGAACCAGCGGGCGGCGCTGGTCGAGCGTTTCGGCTGA
- the pyrF gene encoding orotidine-5'-phosphate decarboxylase gives MSPAENHQSRRAPRPFGARLADAMEDQGPLCVGIDPHPGLLDSWGLTDSAAGLRDFALRTVDAVGGRVAAVKPQSAFFERHGSAGIAVLEETLAALRDVGTLSVLDVKRGDIGSTMAGYAQAYLSDGAPLAADSITVSPYLGYGSLTPALDLAEANGRGIFVLALTSNPEGATVQHAVRGDQAVAAGVVEGVTASNASASGEGRLGSIGLVIGATVGESVSRLGIDLLRANGPLLAPGVGAQGAGPAELESVFGAARRQVLASSSRGVLKSGPSIEALRTAALAATHEAATALR, from the coding sequence ATGAGCCCCGCCGAGAACCATCAGTCCAGACGGGCCCCGAGGCCCTTCGGCGCCCGTCTGGCCGACGCCATGGAGGACCAGGGCCCCCTGTGTGTCGGGATCGACCCACATCCGGGCCTGCTCGATTCCTGGGGCCTGACCGACTCGGCCGCGGGACTGAGGGACTTCGCTCTACGGACCGTTGACGCGGTGGGCGGGCGCGTTGCCGCCGTCAAACCGCAGTCCGCCTTCTTCGAGCGCCACGGCAGCGCCGGTATCGCGGTGCTCGAGGAGACGCTGGCGGCCCTGCGCGACGTCGGCACCCTGTCGGTCCTCGACGTCAAGCGCGGCGACATCGGTTCCACGATGGCCGGCTACGCCCAGGCCTACCTGTCCGACGGCGCGCCCCTGGCCGCCGACTCCATCACGGTCTCGCCCTACCTGGGCTACGGTTCTCTCACCCCCGCGCTGGACCTGGCGGAGGCGAACGGGCGGGGCATCTTCGTCCTGGCGCTGACCTCCAACCCCGAGGGGGCCACCGTCCAGCACGCCGTCCGCGGGGACCAGGCGGTGGCTGCCGGCGTCGTAGAGGGAGTGACCGCCTCCAACGCCTCCGCGAGTGGCGAGGGCAGGCTCGGCAGCATCGGGCTGGTCATCGGAGCCACCGTCGGAGAGTCCGTCTCCCGGCTGGGGATCGACCTGCTGCGTGCCAACGGCCCGCTGCTGGCTCCCGGCGTCGGCGCGCAGGGAGCGGGGCCGGCTGAGCTGGAGTCCGTCTTCGGGGCGGCTCGCCGCCAGGTCCTGGCCTCCAGCTCGCGCGGGGTCCTGAAGTCCGGCCCCTCCATCGAGGCGCTGCGGACGGCTGCGCTGGCGGCGACGCACGAGGCTGCCACTGCTCTGCGCTGA
- the carB gene encoding carbamoyl-phosphate synthase large subunit, with product MPARPDITSVLVIGSGPIVIGQACEFDYSGTQACRVLRNEGIRVILVNSNPATIMTDPDIADATYIEPITPEVLTTIIARERPDALLPTLGGQTALNAAMSLVERGVLEEYDVELIGASAAAINAGEDRDEFKDVVERCGAEVARSVIAHSMDECRDGVEALGGYPVVVRPSFTMGGLGSGVAFDDADLRRIAGAGLAASRTTEVLLEESILGWKEYELELMRDTADNVVVVCSIENVDPVGVHTGDSITVAPALTLTDRELQRLRDIGIAVIREVGVDTGGCNIQFAVNPATGRIIVIEMNPRVSRSSALASKATGFPIAKIAARLAVGYTLDEIPNDITASTPASFEPTLDYVVVKVPRFAFEKFRGADPRLTTTMKSVGEAMAIGRSYTEALQKAMRSLDKKGTVFHWDGPAPTAQQTAELLESITTPSEHRLVDLQQAVRGGATIEQLHEATRIDPWFLDQMLLLQEVAQEVKDSAALTPEILALAKRHGFSDVQVAALRGISEDTVREVRHAFGLRPVYKTVDTCAAEFASRTPYLYSSYDLETEVEPREREAVIILGSGPNRIGQGIEFDYSCVHAAMALSERYETVMVNCNPETVSTDYDISDRLYFEPLTFEDVIEVYEAELAAGPVVGVIVQLGGQTPLSLAARLAEAGVPVLGTSPEAIDAAEDREAFGVVLQRAGLPAPAHGTALSDEQARSVAQGIGYPVLVRPSYVLGGRGMEIVYDAQGLDDYLQRAGREPGGVYGTGPLLIDRFLDDAIEIDVDALYDGTELFLGGVMEHIEEAGIHSGDSACVMPPMTLSDTEIARIRRSTEEIAAGVGVRGLLNIQFALVSDVLYVIEANPRASRTVPFVSKASGVQLAKAAALIMTGETIASLRHSGHLPEADAAVTDPDDPIAVKEAVLPFRRFRTTEGRVVDTILGPEMRSTGEVMGYDIDFPRAFAKSQAGAYGGLPTEGTLFVSVADRDKRAIILPVARLAELGFTVLATTGTAQVLRRNGIDAVAVRKISQGVGAHGEQTIAGLIESGAIDMVVNTPKGQGARADGYSIRAATTGADRPIITTVQQLQAAVQALEAQLSGPFKVCSLQEHIDARRSRRDSAPEPRPIADKETR from the coding sequence ATGCCCGCTCGCCCCGACATCACCTCCGTCCTCGTCATCGGATCGGGACCCATCGTCATCGGGCAGGCCTGCGAGTTCGACTACTCCGGCACCCAGGCCTGCCGTGTCCTGCGCAACGAGGGCATCCGCGTCATCCTGGTCAACTCCAACCCGGCCACGATCATGACCGATCCGGACATCGCCGATGCCACCTACATCGAGCCGATCACCCCCGAGGTGCTGACCACCATTATCGCCAGGGAACGGCCCGACGCCCTCCTGCCCACCCTGGGCGGGCAGACGGCCCTCAACGCCGCCATGAGCCTGGTCGAGCGCGGTGTGCTCGAGGAGTACGACGTCGAGCTCATCGGTGCTTCCGCCGCGGCCATCAACGCCGGGGAGGACCGCGACGAGTTCAAGGACGTCGTCGAGCGCTGCGGGGCCGAGGTCGCCCGAAGCGTCATCGCCCACAGCATGGACGAGTGCCGCGACGGCGTCGAGGCCCTGGGCGGCTACCCGGTCGTCGTGCGCCCCTCCTTCACCATGGGCGGCCTGGGCAGCGGTGTGGCCTTCGATGACGCCGACCTGCGTCGCATCGCCGGCGCCGGGCTGGCGGCCTCCCGCACCACCGAGGTTCTCCTGGAGGAGTCGATCCTGGGCTGGAAGGAGTACGAGCTCGAGCTCATGCGCGACACCGCCGACAACGTGGTGGTCGTGTGCTCCATCGAGAACGTCGACCCCGTGGGCGTGCACACCGGTGACTCCATCACCGTGGCCCCCGCCCTGACACTGACCGACCGCGAGCTCCAGCGGCTGCGGGACATCGGCATCGCCGTCATCCGCGAGGTCGGGGTCGACACCGGAGGCTGCAACATCCAGTTCGCCGTCAACCCGGCCACCGGTCGGATCATCGTCATCGAGATGAACCCTCGTGTCTCCCGGTCCTCGGCCCTGGCCTCCAAGGCCACCGGCTTCCCGATCGCCAAGATCGCCGCCCGCCTTGCCGTGGGCTACACCCTCGATGAGATCCCCAACGACATCACCGCCTCCACCCCGGCCTCCTTCGAACCGACCCTGGACTACGTGGTCGTCAAGGTTCCGCGCTTCGCCTTCGAGAAGTTCCGGGGCGCCGATCCCAGACTCACCACCACCATGAAGTCGGTTGGGGAGGCCATGGCCATCGGCCGCTCCTACACCGAGGCCCTCCAGAAGGCCATGCGCTCCCTGGACAAGAAGGGCACCGTCTTCCACTGGGACGGCCCGGCTCCCACAGCGCAGCAGACCGCCGAGCTGCTGGAGTCCATAACCACTCCCAGCGAGCACCGTCTGGTCGATCTCCAGCAGGCCGTGCGCGGAGGCGCCACGATCGAGCAGCTCCACGAGGCCACCCGCATCGACCCCTGGTTCCTGGACCAGATGCTGCTCCTCCAAGAAGTGGCCCAAGAAGTCAAGGACTCCGCCGCTCTCACCCCGGAGATCCTGGCCCTGGCCAAGCGCCACGGGTTCTCCGACGTCCAGGTCGCCGCCCTGCGCGGCATCAGTGAGGACACGGTGCGCGAGGTCCGCCACGCCTTCGGCCTGCGGCCTGTTTACAAGACCGTCGACACATGCGCCGCCGAGTTCGCCTCGCGCACCCCCTACCTTTACTCCAGCTACGACCTGGAGACCGAGGTGGAGCCCCGCGAGCGCGAGGCCGTCATCATCCTGGGCTCGGGCCCCAACCGCATCGGCCAGGGCATCGAGTTCGACTACTCCTGCGTCCACGCCGCCATGGCGCTGTCCGAGCGCTACGAGACCGTCATGGTCAACTGCAACCCCGAGACCGTCTCCACCGACTACGACATCTCAGACCGGCTCTACTTCGAACCGCTGACCTTCGAGGACGTCATCGAGGTCTACGAGGCCGAGCTGGCCGCCGGTCCGGTGGTCGGCGTCATCGTCCAGCTCGGTGGGCAGACGCCCCTGTCCCTGGCCGCCAGGCTGGCCGAGGCCGGGGTCCCAGTGCTGGGAACGAGCCCCGAGGCCATCGATGCCGCCGAGGACCGGGAGGCCTTCGGCGTCGTGCTCCAGCGCGCCGGCCTGCCCGCACCGGCGCACGGGACCGCCTTGAGCGACGAGCAGGCCCGCTCGGTGGCTCAGGGCATCGGCTACCCGGTCCTGGTGCGCCCCAGCTACGTGCTGGGCGGACGCGGCATGGAGATCGTCTACGACGCCCAGGGACTCGACGACTACCTCCAGCGCGCCGGTCGTGAGCCCGGAGGCGTCTACGGGACCGGGCCGCTGCTCATCGACCGCTTTCTCGACGACGCCATCGAGATCGACGTCGACGCCCTCTACGACGGGACCGAGCTGTTCCTCGGCGGTGTCATGGAGCACATCGAGGAGGCCGGGATCCACTCTGGCGACTCGGCCTGCGTCATGCCCCCCATGACCCTGTCCGACACGGAGATCGCCCGCATTCGCCGCTCCACTGAGGAGATCGCCGCCGGCGTCGGTGTGCGCGGGCTGCTCAACATCCAGTTCGCCCTCGTCTCCGATGTCCTCTACGTCATCGAGGCCAACCCCAGGGCCTCACGCACGGTCCCCTTCGTCTCGAAGGCATCCGGCGTCCAGCTCGCCAAGGCTGCGGCCCTCATCATGACGGGGGAGACGATCGCCTCGCTCAGGCACTCCGGTCACCTGCCCGAGGCCGACGCCGCCGTCACCGATCCCGATGACCCCATCGCCGTCAAGGAGGCGGTCTTGCCCTTCAGGCGATTCCGCACCACCGAGGGGCGCGTGGTCGACACGATCCTGGGACCCGAGATGCGCTCGACAGGGGAGGTCATGGGCTACGACATCGACTTCCCTCGGGCCTTCGCCAAGTCCCAGGCCGGAGCCTACGGGGGACTCCCCACAGAGGGAACGCTGTTCGTCTCGGTGGCCGACCGGGACAAACGGGCCATCATCCTGCCGGTGGCCCGGCTGGCCGAGCTGGGCTTCACGGTCCTGGCCACCACCGGTACGGCCCAGGTGCTGCGCCGCAACGGTATCGATGCCGTGGCAGTGCGCAAGATCAGTCAGGGTGTCGGCGCCCACGGCGAGCAGACCATCGCGGGACTCATCGAGTCCGGCGCCATCGACATGGTCGTCAACACCCCCAAGGGTCAGGGCGCCCGTGCCGACGGCTACTCCATCCGGGCGGCCACTACTGGTGCTGACCGGCCCATCATCACCACCGTCCAGCAGCTCCAGGCCGCGGTCCAGGCCCTCGAGGCCCAGCTGAGCGGCCCCTTCAAGGTCTGCAGCCTCCAGGAACACATTGACGCCCGTCGGTCACGGCGGGATTCCGCACCTGAGCCCCGCCCCATTGCCGATAAGGAGACCCGATGA
- the carA gene encoding glutamine-hydrolyzing carbamoyl-phosphate synthase small subunit, whose translation MPESTRRPAALLVLEDGWALRGRSYGAQGRTIGEIVFSTGMTGYQETLTDPSYHRQIVVQTAPHIGNTGVNDEDAESGRIWVAGYVVREPARRASSWRSRRELEDDLCSAGIIGICEVDTRALTRHLREAGAMRGGLFSGEALPAGATDPGGPSRACIDICLEAVRSEPPMSGRALAAEVTTPSGYVVEPSGPAEGDQPVAVLAAIDLGIKSRTPWQLAERGVRVHVLPQSTTLSEILALRPDGVLFSNGPGDPGTAEAEIELLRGVLDARIPFFGICLGNQLLGRALGYGTYKLAYGHRGVNQPVLDRATGKVEITAHNHGFAVDAPIDAPSVAPFDNGRYGRVEVSHLGLNDGVVEGLRALDLPAFSVQYHPEAAAGPHDAEHLFDRFIRLMREHRRGQDREDKN comes from the coding sequence ATGCCTGAGTCGACCCGCCGCCCAGCCGCCCTCCTCGTTCTGGAGGACGGCTGGGCCCTGCGGGGCCGCAGCTACGGGGCTCAAGGACGCACCATCGGGGAGATCGTCTTCTCCACCGGGATGACCGGGTACCAGGAGACCCTCACCGACCCCTCCTACCACCGCCAGATCGTGGTGCAGACCGCGCCGCACATCGGCAACACCGGGGTCAACGACGAGGACGCCGAGTCCGGCCGCATCTGGGTCGCCGGCTACGTCGTGCGAGAGCCCGCCCGGCGGGCCTCCAGCTGGCGCTCTCGCCGAGAGCTGGAGGACGACCTGTGCAGTGCCGGCATCATCGGGATCTGCGAGGTCGACACCCGGGCACTGACCCGCCACCTGCGTGAGGCCGGCGCCATGCGCGGCGGCCTCTTCTCCGGGGAGGCCCTGCCCGCCGGAGCCACCGACCCCGGCGGTCCCAGCCGGGCCTGCATCGACATCTGCCTGGAGGCCGTGCGCAGCGAGCCGCCCATGAGCGGCCGCGCTCTGGCCGCTGAGGTGACGACTCCCTCCGGTTACGTCGTCGAGCCCAGCGGGCCGGCCGAGGGCGACCAGCCGGTCGCGGTGCTGGCCGCTATCGACCTGGGCATCAAGTCCCGCACCCCGTGGCAGCTCGCCGAACGCGGCGTGCGCGTCCACGTCCTGCCCCAGTCCACGACCCTCTCCGAGATCCTAGCCCTCAGGCCTGACGGGGTCCTGTTCTCCAACGGCCCCGGCGACCCCGGGACCGCGGAGGCAGAGATCGAACTCCTGCGCGGTGTGCTCGATGCTCGCATCCCCTTCTTCGGTATCTGCCTGGGCAACCAGCTCCTGGGACGGGCCCTGGGCTACGGCACCTACAAGCTCGCCTACGGGCACCGCGGCGTCAACCAGCCCGTCCTGGACCGGGCCACCGGCAAGGTGGAGATCACCGCCCACAACCACGGCTTCGCCGTCGACGCTCCGATCGACGCGCCGTCCGTGGCCCCCTTCGACAACGGGCGCTACGGCCGGGTGGAGGTCTCTCACCTGGGACTCAACGACGGCGTCGTCGAAGGACTGCGGGCACTGGACCTGCCGGCCTTCTCCGTCCAGTACCACCCCGAGGCCGCCGCCGGACCCCACGACGCCGAGCACCTCTTCGACCGCTTCATCCGCCTCATGCGCGAACACCGCCGGGGCCAGGACCGCGAGGACAAGAACTGA
- a CDS encoding dihydroorotase: MTSHLLTGVRPYGEDPTDILITDGTITAIGPDAAAKAPADAVRHDLDGLIALPGLVDIHTHLREPGGESAETIYSGTRAAAAGGYTAVFAMANTTPVQDSAGVVEQVLRLGREAGWVDVHPVGAVSAGLAGEHLSDMGAMATSAARVRVFSDDGKCVSDPVLMRRALEYVKSFDGVIAQHAQDPRLTEGSQMHEGVVSAELGLRGWPAVAEESIIARDVLLAEHVGSRLHVCHLSTAGSVDIIRWAKARGINVTAEVTPHHLLLTDEMARTYSPLYKVNPPLRTAEDVEAVRQALADGIIDVVGTDHAPHPLEDKDCEWQAGAFGMTGLETALSVLIETMVSTGRMTWRDIARAMSSAPARIGRLTDQGRELEVGVPANITVVDPEVRRTVDGAAQWTSSTNTPYAGMELPGQVMATFLHGRPTVLDGTPVEAHA, encoded by the coding sequence GTGACCTCCCACCTCCTGACCGGTGTCCGCCCCTACGGCGAGGACCCCACCGACATCCTCATCACCGACGGAACCATCACCGCCATCGGCCCCGACGCCGCGGCGAAGGCCCCTGCCGACGCCGTGCGCCACGACCTGGACGGGCTCATCGCCCTGCCCGGGCTCGTCGATATCCACACCCACCTGCGCGAGCCTGGCGGGGAGTCCGCTGAGACCATCTACTCCGGTACCCGTGCCGCGGCCGCCGGCGGCTACACCGCCGTCTTCGCCATGGCCAACACCACCCCGGTGCAGGACAGCGCCGGCGTCGTCGAGCAGGTTCTGCGTCTGGGGCGCGAGGCCGGCTGGGTGGACGTCCACCCCGTCGGCGCCGTCTCCGCAGGCCTGGCCGGCGAGCACCTCTCCGACATGGGAGCGATGGCCACCTCCGCCGCCCGGGTGCGCGTTTTCTCCGACGACGGCAAGTGCGTCTCCGACCCCGTCCTCATGCGCCGGGCCCTGGAGTACGTCAAGTCCTTCGACGGCGTCATCGCCCAGCACGCCCAGGATCCCCGCCTCACCGAGGGCTCCCAGATGCACGAGGGCGTCGTCTCCGCCGAGCTGGGCCTGCGCGGGTGGCCGGCGGTGGCCGAGGAGTCGATCATCGCCCGCGACGTCCTGCTGGCCGAGCACGTCGGTTCGCGCCTGCACGTGTGCCACCTGTCCACCGCCGGCAGCGTCGACATCATCCGCTGGGCCAAGGCCCGCGGCATCAACGTCACCGCGGAGGTCACCCCGCACCACCTCCTGCTGACCGATGAGATGGCGCGCACCTACTCGCCCCTGTACAAGGTCAACCCCCCGCTGCGCACGGCCGAGGACGTCGAGGCCGTCCGCCAGGCCCTGGCCGATGGCATCATCGACGTCGTCGGGACCGACCACGCCCCCCACCCGCTGGAGGACAAGGACTGCGAGTGGCAGGCCGGAGCCTTCGGCATGACGGGCCTGGAGACCGCGCTGAGCGTCCTGATCGAGACAATGGTGAGCACCGGTCGCATGACCTGGCGCGACATCGCCCGGGCCATGTCCTCGGCGCCGGCCCGCATCGGCCGCCTGACCGACCAGGGGCGCGAGCTCGAGGTCGGTGTCCCGGCCAACATCACGGTGGTGGACCCCGAGGTGCGTCGCACCGTCGACGGTGCTGCTCAGTGGACCAGCTCCACGAACACCCCCTACGCGGGTATGGAGCTGCCGGGGCAGGTCATGGCCACCTTCCTCCACGGCCGCCCCACCGTCCTGGACGGGACTCCTGTCGAGGCCCATGCCTGA